The following coding sequences lie in one Rutidosis leptorrhynchoides isolate AG116_Rl617_1_P2 chromosome 4, CSIRO_AGI_Rlap_v1, whole genome shotgun sequence genomic window:
- the LOC139845378 gene encoding U-box domain-containing protein 26-like, which translates to MPASLQPLDIGIQIPYHFRCPISLELMTDPVIVGTGQTYDRSSIESWIATGNTTCPVTRLPLTDFTLIPNHTLRRVIQDWCVTNRSYGVERIPTPKQPADPVTVQSLLKQVSSVTNSRHVRLSAVRRLRGLARDSDKNRLVISSHKACEILLEVLFSDNSSELTHESLAVLTMLPLSETECVQVASNSDRISFLISLLLNSSIDVKINAAVLLENVVAGTRSADLRSEISKHDEIFDGIVGILDYPLPYPRALKVGIKALFALCMVKQHRHKAVEAGAVEALIDRLPDFEKCDAERALATVELLCRIPSGCLAFASHALTVPLLVKLILKISDRATEYAAGALLSLCSSAERLQKEAVAAGVLTQLLLLVQSDCTERAKRKAQMLLKLLRNSWPEKSIMNSDDFPCSDVVLF; encoded by the coding sequence ATGCCTGCAAGCTTACAACCATTAGATATCGGAATTCAAATTCCTTATCATTTTAGATGTCCGATTTCTCTCGAACTCATGACAGATCCGGTCATCGTCGGAACCGGTCAAACATACGACCGGTCAAGCATCGAGTCATGGATAGCCACCGGAAATACCACGTGTCCGGTCACTCGTTTACCTCTTACCGATTTTACACTCATACCTAACCATACACTCCGCCGGGTAATTCAGGACTGGTGTGTCACCAACCGGTCGTACGGCGTTGAACGAATTCCGACGCCGAAACAACCCGCCGATCCCGTCACTGTACAGTCGTTGCTTAAACAGGTATCCTCGGTGACTAACTCACGGCACGTGAGGTTATCAGCGGTGCGCCGGTTACGCGGACTTGCACGTGACTCGGATAAAAACCGTTTAGTTATATCATCACATAAAGCGTGTGAGATTTTACTTGAGGTTCTGTTTTCTGATAACTCGTCCGAGTTGACTCACGAGTCGCTGGCAGTTTTAACGATGTTGCCGCTTTCTGAAACGGAGTGTGTTCAAGTAGCTTCCAATTCCGATCGGATTTCGTTTCTGATTTCTCTTTTGTTAAATTCGTCGATTGACGTTAAAATTAACGCGGCGGTGTTGTTAGAGAACGTAGTCGCCGGAACTAGATCGGCGGATCTCCGATCGGAAATTAGCAAACACGATGAGATATTTGACGGAATTGTAGGAATTCTCGATTATCCGTTACCTTATCCGCGAGCTTTAAAAGTCGGAATTAAAGCATTATTCGCTCTATGTATGGTGAAGCAACACCGTCATAAAGCGGTTGAGGCTGGAGCAGTGGAAGCGTTGATCGACCGGCTACCGGATTTTGAGAAATGCGACGCAGAGAGAGCGTTGGCGACGGTGGAGCTATTATGTAGAATTCCGTCAGGATGTTTGGCGTTTGCTTCTCACGCGCTTACGGTGCCTTTACTTGTAAAATTGATTTTGAAGATATCGGATCGAGCAACGGAGTACGCTGCCGGAGCATTACTGTCGCTTTGTTCGTCGGCGGAACGGTTACAAAAAGAGGCGGTGGCTGCCGGAGTTTTGACGCAGTTGTTGTTGCTTGTACAAAGTGATTGTACGGAACGAGCGAAAAGGAAGGCGCAAATGTTGTTGAAACTTCTCCGGAATTCATGGCCGGAAAAATCGATCATGAATTCAGATGATTTCCCGTGTAGTGACGTCGTATTGTTTTGA